The following are encoded together in the Cuculus canorus isolate bCucCan1 chromosome 31, bCucCan1.pri, whole genome shotgun sequence genome:
- the LOC104059732 gene encoding zinc finger protein CKR1, whose translation MAAATKRRRRTSRRKRKKQKVQWIKPALKHRRSLTRKGWSSWLKKGWWNRYISRLLRQLPSQTTSLKAKRLMNTSMGDLCKRLVTKADRRRRQRRGSFMGTLELQAALEEVKKGGGKPSQTGDALGPMEPWVLLDPRQKALYRDVMQESYETLMSLAQGLVSGKMVEDTVVETCEELKPCSSHSPEREKTLGSNRRKTKRPDKAVPQGAPKMPEAPTIPKLDCAKPLRGATSKGLVRERPFGCTDCGKSFPWASHLERHRRVHTGERPFGCAECGETYSQSSHLLQHRRTHASDRPHKCGDCGKRFASAAELAAHGRGHTAEKPHKCSDCGKGFVWASHLARHRRVHTGEKPYHCGECGEAFSQGSHLAKHRRSHTGERPHRCPACGKTFCQSSDLARHRRTHLGKKALRCGDCGKLFRAGLALARHQQCHRRERSHRCADCGKGFVWASHLERHRRVHTGERPFPCGSCGERFAQKAHLLQHRKTHSPDRPYKCGDCGKRFGEASSFLAHQRSHATQKSFTCGECGKGFAWASHLERHRRVHTGEKPFECPECGEAFSQSSHLTKHRRSHVPKAAFPLGSQPLSLSRTQLVAVKPHHGIEGLVKVPGKP comes from the exons CCTGCGCTGAAGCACAGAAGGTCTCTGACTCGGaagggatggagcagctggTTGAAGAAGGGATGGTGGAACAGGTACATCTCCAGGCTGCTGCGCCAGCTGCCATCCCAGACCACGTCGCTGAAGGCCAAGAGGTTGATGAACACCTCCATGGGTGACCTTTGCAAGCGGTTGGTCACCAAGGCGGACCGCCGGAGGAGGCAGCGCCGAGGATCCTTCATGGGCACCTTGGAGCTGCAGGCTGCTCTGGAGGAGGTCAAGAAAG gaggggggaaacCATCGCAGACAGGGGATG CTCTCGGCCCCATGGAGCCATGGGTGCTGCTGGATCCACGGCAGAAGGCTCTGTACCGGGATGTGATGCAGGAGAGCTACGAAACCCTCATGTCCCTCG CACAAGGGCTGGTGAGTGGAAAAATGGTGGAGGACACCGTGGTGGAAACCTGCGAGGAGCTCAAACCGTGCTCGTCCCACAGCCCGGAAAGGGAGAAAACCCTTGGTTCCAACAGACGGAAAACAAAGCGCCCGGATAAAGCCGTACCGCAAGGCGCTCCCAAGATGCCCGAAGCCCCAACGATTCCCAAACTGGATTGTGCCAAACCCCTCCGTGGGGCAACCAGCAAAGGGCTGGTAAGGGAACGGCCGTTCGGCTGCACCGACTGCGGGAAGAGCTTCCCGTGGGCTTCACACTTGGAGCGGCACCGGCGGGTGCACACAGGCGAGCGGCCGTTCGGCTGCGCGGAATGCGGTGAGACCTACAGCCAAAGTTCTCACCTCCTCCAGCACCGCCGGACGCACGCCAGCGATCGACCACATAAGTGCGGCGACTGCGGCAAGCGCTTTGCCAGCGCGGCCGAGCTGGCGGCACACGGCCGGGGTCACACTGCTGAGAAACCTCACAAATGCAGCGACTGCGGCAAAGGTTTCGTCTGGGCGTCCCACCTCGCCCGGCACCGGCGCGTCCACACCGGCGAGAAGCCCTACCACTGCGGCGAGTGCGGTGAAGCCTTCAGCCAAGGCTCGCACCTCGCCAAGCACCGGCGCAGCCACACCGGCGAGCGGCCCCACCGCTGCCCGGCTTGCGGCAAGACCTTTTGCCAAAGCTCCGACTTGGCACGTCATCGCCGCACCCACCTTGGCAAGAAAGCTTTGCGTTGCGGTGACTGTGGAAAGCTTTTCCGAGCCGGGCTGGCATTGGCGCGACATCAACAGTGTCACCGGCGAGAACGCAGCCATCGTTGCGCCGATTGCGGGAAGGGCTTCGTCTGGGCGTCCCACCTGGAGCGGCACCGGCGGGTGCACACGGGCGAACGGCCCTTTCCCTGCGGAAGCTGCGGTGAACGCTTTGCCCAAAAAGCCCATCTTCTCCAGCACCGGAAAACCCATTCTCCTGACCGGCCCTACAAGTGTGGGGACTGTGGGAAACGCTTCGGCGAAGCTTCGTCCTTCCTCGCCCACCAGCGCAGCCACGCCACCCAGAAGAGCTTCACCTGCGGCGAGTGCGGCAAAGGCTTCGCGTGGGCGTCCCACCTAGAACGCCATCGCCGCGTCCACACCGGCGAGAAGCCCTTCGAGTGCCCCGAGTGCGGTGAAGCCTTCAGTCAAAGCTCCCACCTCACCAAACATCGCCGGAGCCACGTTCCCAAAGCCGCTTTCCCACTCGGATCCCAACCGTTGTCCCTCTCCAGGACCCAGTTGGTGGCGGTGAAGCCCCACCACGGCATTGAAGGTTTGGTGAAGGTGCCCGGGAAGCCTTGA
- the LOC128849625 gene encoding zinc finger protein 345-like — protein sequence MEPYVLLDPRQRALYRDVMQESYETLMALEFPVSKPDLLSRLDHRDEPTALDLHVPRDTSTAEDGARVEQEPPQEEAAEKEPKPLQVVKPVGEEHPLSPAEAGAKPGGSGLSPEVSPRPSESKPSNVCGECGKSFSHKSALVKHQKIHTGDRPHECADCGKCFIQRSDLTIHQRVHTGERPYACPDCGRRFSVSSSLLTHQRTHAPGGEKPNRCPQCGRSFADPVALDRHQKSHLGGKPYECGVCGKAFAWSSHLERHRRIHTGEKPFQCAKCGRAFAWSSHLDRHMRTHAAAAAASEDEEDGEAAEEPPPPPQKCADCGKRLNHQTDPQRFKHKGTQTPPAGAEPTDSPPRPFCCEQCGKSFGQSSNLLKHQRVHTGERPYPCPDCKRCFRWGSALAKHRRTHSRQEHAGDTAKAMPAATEEAGAGGGGKPYPCGACGKSFGWISHLERHRRIHTGEKPFRCGECGRAFAVGSHLERHRRVHTGERPYRCGDCGKSFAVSSTLLAHRRTHAAQPGRPHVCSECGKGFSTPVSLERHRRLHRGEKPYQCGVCGKGFAWSSHYDRHRLTHTGEKPFSCAHCGKCFGRSSHRNRHQRAHAQSASEKQHVCPECGKAFGLGTALAAHQRLHAAAAGTAGRSSLSLLPPAWWEGERRGGTLTPSELWPEEPSCVFQQHPMPSSSSSSSSAAARPWAAKALAPPAVAWRAGEGDTLQSDVPQEPWNSLPPPSS from the exons ATGGAGCCGTACGTGCTGCTGGACCCGCGGCAGAGAGCTCTGTATCGCGACGTGATGCAGGAGAGCTACGAGACGCTGATGGCACTGG AATTCCCCGTTTCCAAGCCTGATCTGCTCTCCCGCTTGGATCACAGGGATGAACCTACAGCCCTGGATCTCCACGTGCCCAGGGACACCTCAACTGCAG aggaCGGAGCGCGAGTGGAGCAGGAACCTCctcaagaagaagctgctgagaaAGAACCCAAACCACTTCAGGTGGTGAAACCGGTGGGTGAGGAGCATCCCTTGAGCCCAGCGGAGGCCGGAGCGAAGCCAGGTGGGAGTGGGCTGTCACCAGAGGTGTCCCCGCGTCCCAGCGAGAGCAAACCCAGCAACGTGTGTGGAGAGTGTGGGAAGAGCTTCAGCCACAAATCAGCCCTGGTGAAGCACCAGAAGATCCACACCGGTGACCGTCCCCACGAATGCGCTGACTGCGGCAAATGCTTCATCCAGCGCTCCGACCTCACCATCCACCAGCGCGTCCATACGGGCGAGCGGCCCTACGCCTGCCCTGACTGCGGGCGCCGCTTCAGCGTCAGCTCTTCGTTACTCACCCACCAGCGGACGCACGCACCCGGCGGCGAGAAACCCAACCGCTGCCCTCAGTGCGGCCGCAGCTTTGCCGATCCGGTGGCTCTGGACCGGCACCAGAAGAGCCACTTGGGTGGGAAACCGTACGAGTGTGGAGTGTGTGGGAAAGCCTTTGCCTGGAGCTCCCACCTGGAGCGGCATCGGCGCATCCACACGGGCGAGAAGCCCTTCCAGTGCGCCAAATGCGGGCGAGCCTTTGCCTGGAGCTCCCACCTCGACCGCCACATGCGCACCCACGCTGCTGCCGCTGCCGCTTcggaggatgaggaggatggagaggcaGCGGAAGagcctccaccacctccccagaAATGTGCCGACTGCGGGAAACGGCTCAACCACCAAACAGATCCGCAGCGCTTTAAGCACAAGGGTACCCAGACGCCGCCAGCTGGTGCCGAGCCCACCGACAGCCCCCCGCGGCCCTTCTGCTGTGAACAGTGCGGCAAATCCTTTGGCCAGAGCTCCAACCTCCTCAAACACCAACGCGTTCACACCGGCGAGCGGCCCTATCCCTGCCCGGATTGCAAACGCTGCTTCCGTTGGGGCTCGGCTCTGGCCAAACACCGGCGCACTCACAGCCGGCAGGAGCACGCAGGTGACACTGCTAAAGCCATGCCAGCAGCCACGGAGGAAGCTGGTGCCGGAGGTGGTGGAAAACCCTACCCATGCGGGGCGTGCGGGAAGAGTTTTGGCTGGATTTCACACCTGGAGCGCCATCGCCGTATCCACACCGGGGAGAAGCCATTCCGCTGTGGGGAGTGCGGACGGGCGTTTGCCGTCGGTTCCCACCTGGAACGGCACCGCCGGGTCCACACCGGCGAGCGGCCCTATCGCTGCGGTGACTGTGGGAAGAGCTTTGCCGTCAGCTCCACGTTGTTGGCTCATCGCCGCACCCATGCCGCTCAACCGGGACGGCCTCACGTTTGCTCCGAGTGCGGCAAGGGTTTTAGCACACCGGTCAGCTTGGAGCGGCACCGGCGGCTTCACCGCGGGGAGAAACCATACCAGTGTGGTGTCTGTGGCAAAGGCTTTGCCTGGAGCTCCCACTACGACCGGCACCGGCTCACCCACACCGGCGAGAAACCCTTCTCCTGCGCCCACTGCGGCAAATGCTTTGGCCGCAGCTCCCATCGCAACCGGCACCAACGCGCCCACGCGCAAAGTGCTTCGGAGAAGCAGCACGTCTGTCCGGAATGCGGCAAAGCCTTCGGCCTCGGCACAGCTTTGGCAGCTCACCAACGACTTCACGCCGCCGCTGCCGGCACCGCAGGTCGCAGCTCCCTTTCCTTACTGCCTCCTGCCTGGTGGGAAGGCGAGAGGCGAGGCGGGACGCTCACCCCCTCGGAGCTCTGGCCTGAAGAGCCAAgctgtgttttccagcagcatcccatgccttcctcctcctcttcctcctcgtcGGCAGCCGCCAGGCCTTGGGCTGCCAAAGCTCTCGCGCCTCCCGCCGTGGCGTggagggctggggaaggggacacCTTACAAAGCGATGTCCCCCAGGAGCCTTGGAattccctgcctcctcccagctccTGA